The Mesorhizobium sp. NBSH29 genome has a segment encoding these proteins:
- the phnD gene encoding phosphonate ABC transporter substrate-binding protein: protein MLKKALFAAVSLAVLAIGTAQAEDLKDFRVGIIGGENEADRLRNFQCMIDKLPAAIGVEKVSLFPAADYDGTIQGLLGGTLDYAELGASGYAKIYLQNKDAVEPILTTVQTDGATGYHSIMVARKDSGITKLEDIKGKKLGYADADSTSGYLIPVTALPKDLGGVAVKDYVAETGFGGGHENLVLEVLKGNFDVGTTWGSGVGEFKDGYTSGNLRKMVDKGILDMDDLTEIWQSPLIPNGPIVVRSTLDAGIKTKFAEFMKNLPESDPECFSAIQGGDFKGYTEVTPEFYQPIIDARKAQIGS from the coding sequence ATGCTCAAGAAAGCACTTTTCGCCGCCGTGTCGCTTGCCGTGCTGGCAATCGGTACTGCTCAAGCAGAAGACCTTAAAGATTTTCGCGTCGGCATCATCGGCGGTGAGAACGAAGCAGATCGTCTGCGCAATTTTCAATGCATGATTGACAAGCTTCCAGCCGCTATCGGCGTGGAAAAAGTATCGCTTTTCCCAGCAGCTGATTATGATGGCACCATTCAGGGCCTTCTCGGCGGCACCTTGGATTACGCAGAGCTTGGCGCGTCCGGCTATGCCAAAATCTACCTGCAGAACAAGGATGCGGTTGAGCCAATCCTGACCACGGTTCAGACCGATGGCGCGACCGGCTATCACTCGATCATGGTTGCCCGCAAGGATTCCGGCATCACCAAGCTGGAAGACATCAAGGGCAAGAAGCTCGGCTATGCGGATGCCGATTCAACATCGGGCTACCTCATTCCAGTCACAGCCCTGCCAAAGGATCTCGGCGGCGTTGCGGTGAAAGATTATGTGGCTGAAACCGGTTTTGGCGGCGGCCACGAAAACCTCGTTCTTGAAGTGCTCAAGGGCAATTTCGATGTCGGCACGACCTGGGGTTCGGGCGTTGGCGAATTCAAGGATGGCTACACCTCCGGCAATCTTCGCAAGATGGTCGACAAGGGCATTCTCGACATGGACGACCTCACGGAAATCTGGCAGTCGCCCTTGATCCCGAACGGTCCAATCGTTGTGCGCTCGACGCTTGATGCAGGCATCAAGACCAAGTTCGCAGAATTCATGAAGAACCTTCCAGAGAGCGACCCAGAATGTTTCTCGGCCATTCAGGGCGGCGATTTCAAGGGCTACACGGAAGTGACGCCTGAATTCTACCAGCCAATCATCGACGCCCGTAAGGCGCAGATCGGTTCGTAA
- the phnC gene encoding phosphonate ABC transporter ATP-binding protein — MLEIRDVSRRFGKNTAVGNVVLEIPQGQMVGVIGRSGAGKSTLLRMINRLIDPSEGSILFDGVDVSRIRGAQLRRWQRDCAMIFQQFNLVPRLDVLTNVLLGRLNHRSTVLNLLGIFSREERAQAIAALERLDIPQTALQAAGTLSGGQQQRVAIARALMQKPKMILADEPIASLDPLNAKVVMDALQDINLREGITVITNLHTLDTARQYCNRVIGMAAGRVVFDGPPEELTREAVRMVYGADGEGNEISESITSTAIRTPAAVRVSASSGPLEPALERL; from the coding sequence ATGCTCGAAATTCGCGATGTATCGCGCCGCTTCGGCAAGAACACAGCTGTCGGAAATGTCGTTCTGGAAATACCGCAGGGCCAGATGGTCGGCGTGATCGGGCGCTCTGGTGCTGGCAAGTCTACGCTGCTGCGCATGATCAACCGGCTCATTGATCCGAGCGAAGGCTCTATCCTGTTTGATGGTGTGGATGTCTCACGCATTCGTGGCGCGCAGCTGCGCCGCTGGCAGCGTGATTGCGCCATGATCTTCCAGCAGTTCAATCTCGTGCCGCGTCTTGATGTGTTGACCAATGTTCTGCTTGGCCGGCTCAACCACCGCTCCACCGTGCTTAATCTTCTTGGTATTTTTTCGCGTGAAGAGCGGGCGCAAGCCATTGCAGCTCTTGAGCGGCTGGATATTCCGCAGACTGCACTTCAGGCCGCGGGCACGCTTTCAGGCGGCCAGCAGCAGCGCGTCGCCATTGCGCGTGCGCTGATGCAGAAGCCGAAAATGATCCTCGCCGATGAGCCGATTGCCTCTCTCGATCCACTCAATGCCAAGGTGGTGATGGACGCGCTGCAAGACATCAATCTGCGCGAAGGCATCACCGTCATCACCAATCTCCATACGCTCGATACGGCACGCCAATATTGCAATCGCGTCATCGGTATGGCTGCGGGCAGGGTTGTCTTTGACGGCCCGCCCGAAGAGCTGACGCGTGAGGCCGTGCGCATGGTCTATGGCGCTGATGGCGAGGGCAACGAAATTTCTGAATCCATCACCTCAACCGCAATCCGCACACCAGCGGCGGTCAGGGTATCTGCATCATCCGGCCCATTGGAGCCTGCGCTCGAGCGGCTCTAA
- the phnE gene encoding phosphonate ABC transporter, permease protein PhnE, which translates to MAAMSAAEIDAISNRHPAVFAGSTKKLFIGWLVTSGIIAYLVFAWWFFSVGAVLAAGNWNIASTYLADWISYEVRPTAKFRDGKVQVGYARFATHNSERQPEWVSIAQGPADKPGTGESAEFSIAESQISVTPQIVTVRHGTETLIADIVYDQSVTARGPLPVWATQREPGGKINVAFGFSGQADIEADEVKIRQRFIGWENFVFDGNSPFWGKSAGEVFSLMMSDVRIKPQMSNAALAWDNIWNNANWQHGDVWVKLLQTIVMAFVGTLFASIVAFPLAFLAARNITRNRPVNQVLKRFFDFLRSVDMLIWALFFTRAFGPGPLAGISAIFFTDTGTFGKLYSEALENIDDKQREGIRSVGAAPVLVQRYGVVPQVLPVLLSQSLYFWESNTRSATIIGAVGAGGIGLKLWEAMRTNSNWANVFYMVILILIVVFVFDTISSKLRKRLIGGAMH; encoded by the coding sequence ATGGCCGCCATGTCCGCAGCAGAAATTGACGCCATCTCAAACCGCCATCCGGCCGTGTTTGCCGGTTCCACCAAAAAGCTTTTCATCGGCTGGTTGGTCACTTCTGGCATCATCGCCTATCTGGTTTTTGCATGGTGGTTCTTTTCCGTCGGTGCCGTTCTGGCTGCTGGCAATTGGAATATTGCCAGCACCTATCTGGCAGACTGGATTTCCTATGAAGTGCGGCCAACGGCCAAATTCCGCGATGGCAAGGTACAGGTCGGTTATGCACGTTTCGCCACCCATAATTCTGAGCGCCAGCCAGAATGGGTTTCAATAGCCCAAGGCCCGGCAGATAAGCCCGGCACCGGCGAAAGCGCCGAATTCAGCATCGCGGAGAGCCAGATTTCTGTGACGCCTCAGATTGTTACCGTTCGTCACGGCACCGAAACGCTTATCGCAGACATTGTGTATGATCAAAGCGTCACCGCGCGGGGGCCATTGCCTGTCTGGGCAACCCAGCGCGAACCGGGCGGCAAGATAAATGTGGCGTTCGGCTTTTCCGGTCAGGCAGATATTGAGGCTGATGAAGTCAAAATCCGCCAGCGCTTCATTGGCTGGGAAAACTTTGTGTTCGATGGCAATTCACCCTTCTGGGGAAAGTCAGCCGGCGAAGTATTTTCGCTGATGATGAGCGATGTGCGCATCAAGCCGCAAATGTCCAATGCAGCTCTGGCCTGGGATAATATCTGGAACAATGCGAATTGGCAGCATGGCGATGTGTGGGTCAAACTGTTGCAAACCATCGTCATGGCCTTTGTCGGCACGCTGTTTGCCTCCATTGTCGCATTTCCTCTGGCGTTTCTGGCCGCGCGCAACATCACCCGCAACCGCCCGGTCAATCAGGTTTTGAAGCGCTTCTTCGACTTTCTGCGCTCTGTCGATATGCTGATCTGGGCGCTGTTCTTCACCCGCGCCTTTGGTCCGGGGCCGCTGGCCGGCATCTCGGCAATCTTCTTCACCGACACAGGCACTTTCGGCAAACTCTACTCAGAAGCGCTGGAAAACATCGACGACAAGCAACGCGAAGGCATCCGCTCTGTTGGTGCGGCACCTGTTTTGGTGCAGCGTTATGGCGTGGTGCCGCAGGTGCTGCCGGTGCTTTTGTCCCAGTCGCTCTATTTCTGGGAATCCAACACCCGCTCTGCCACCATTATCGGGGCTGTGGGTGCCGGTGGCATCGGTCTCAAACTGTGGGAGGCCATGCGCACCAATTCCAACTGGGCCAATGTGTTCTATATGGTCATCCTCATTCTCATCGTCGTCTTTGTTTTTGATACGATTTCATCCAAACTCCGCAAACGTCTTATCGGGGGCGCGATGCACTGA
- the phnE gene encoding phosphonate ABC transporter, permease protein PhnE, protein MSAIATTKLSETGLAVERHWRELANTRRLYTLGSVAFLLVALAGSLWFANDSNAGKFFDRLPHLFDFLDQLVPRDGWEVWRALFDLPSPYADGSLKFDYPEGRVYLFGAFYMPEYVYKMLETINIALVSTILGFVIGFLLCFLAASNMVTQRWLRFFVRRFLEVLRAFPEIVIAGFFLAVLSLGAIPAMIAVSIHTVGALGKMFFEVVENADMRADEGLRASGANWPERVWFGIVPQVMPNFISYGLLRLEINVRASTIIGAVGGGGIGETLRLSISRNHEAKTLAIIFLLLLTIIAVDQFSAWLRKKLVGEQAFAFGRGD, encoded by the coding sequence ATGAGCGCCATTGCCACCACCAAATTGTCTGAAACCGGCCTGGCTGTTGAACGCCATTGGCGTGAACTTGCCAATACGCGCCGGCTCTACACATTAGGCAGCGTGGCGTTTCTGCTGGTCGCGCTGGCGGGTTCGTTGTGGTTCGCCAATGACAGCAATGCCGGCAAGTTTTTTGATCGCCTGCCGCATCTTTTTGATTTTCTCGACCAATTGGTTCCCCGCGACGGATGGGAAGTCTGGCGCGCTTTGTTTGACCTGCCATCGCCCTATGCCGATGGCAGCCTGAAATTCGATTACCCCGAAGGCCGGGTCTATCTCTTTGGGGCGTTCTACATGCCCGAATATGTCTACAAAATGCTGGAAACCATCAATATTGCGCTGGTCTCTACCATTTTGGGTTTTGTGATCGGTTTCCTGCTCTGTTTCCTTGCCGCATCCAATATGGTCACCCAGCGCTGGCTGCGCTTCTTCGTGCGCCGCTTTCTGGAAGTGCTGCGTGCCTTTCCAGAGATCGTGATCGCCGGCTTCTTTCTGGCAGTCCTGTCGCTCGGCGCCATTCCGGCCATGATCGCGGTCTCCATCCATACCGTCGGCGCGCTGGGCAAGATGTTCTTTGAAGTGGTGGAAAATGCTGACATGCGCGCCGATGAGGGCTTGCGCGCATCAGGCGCCAATTGGCCAGAACGTGTGTGGTTCGGCATTGTGCCGCAAGTCATGCCCAACTTCATCAGCTACGGGTTGCTGCGGCTGGAAATCAATGTTCGCGCCTCCACCATCATCGGTGCTGTTGGCGGCGGCGGCATTGGCGAGACCCTGCGCCTGTCGATCAGCCGCAACCATGAAGCCAAGACACTCGCCATCATATTTCTCTTGCTGCTCACGATCATTGCCGTCGATCAGTTTTCGGCCTGGCTGCGCAAGAAACTGGTTGGCGAACAGGCCTTTGCATTCGGGCGGGGAGATTAA